DNA from Solanum stenotomum isolate F172 chromosome 3, ASM1918654v1, whole genome shotgun sequence:
GCCCGTTTTGACATGATCTTTCCAGCACGCATCTGAGGAGATGACAATCTTAACTTTCTTGAGGTTGTGAAACTCAACGCTTGAAACCCAACTCAGCAAATCCATATTATCTTCTTTGGCTAAATCAAGTAACTCAGGGTTGCAGCAGGAATTGTTGTTGACCAGAAAATCATCTATCTGgagacaaaaaaatataatcaggACTAAATGCAGGTCACATTCAATGTGACAAACACTTCAACCAGATGAAGAGACGTAAAAAGAAGAGCTAAGTTCCAGGAAGTTTACCAGCGTATATTCCAATTCTATGCTGATTGTTTCCACTTGTGGCGAGACTCTCAAAAGACCAGCTACTCCATACATATTAAACGTTGTCATATGCAACATCAGTGTTAGATATTTGCAATTCAATTCTGAAACGGGCAACCCTTTGAACTGCAACATGTACATGACCTGGTGCAGTAATCCCAACGAAACTAGTAAATAATGGAGAAAGCAATAACAACAAAAGGGAAGTACTTCACAACAGACATATAGTACTTTGACAAATCTATTGTCTAAACACAGCTCTATGAAACATCAATGTAAGGACTTTCGAGTTAAAGACGAACCTTTGTGAACCAAGTTCCAATTGTTAGATCAGTTGCATAACATAACTTTTGAAGATTATCTTGGACGATGGTATATACTACTTGACGATATTCATGGCAGCAGTCTTTCACATAAATACTTGGGATGCCTTTGATACAGAGAAAGCTGTAAATGAGCTTAGCATTAACTACAGAAGACACATCAACAAGCCTACACTCCAGATCTTCTCCTGATATTTCCAAATTCTGAATATACGGGGCAAGAATTTCTAAGTCATCTCCATTTCCACCAACCCGAACATAATCTTTCAACTTTAGCGTCTTTAATTTTAGGGAATTACTTTCCAAGCGATGGAAACCAATAAAGCTATATAATTCCATTGTTTCCAATGCAGGACAGCCTGACAATAATTTCACCATATCATCATCGGTTAGCCTCAAATACCCCAACTTTATACTCTTTAGAGAGTTCCACGATATGACCACATTATTAAAGCCACAATTTTGAACATCTAAAGTTATCAACGATGAACATGTGCAGAGAGATTCAAGCAATGTGCACTTATAACCATAACCAAAACCAAACAGAAACGACAATACAACATTTTCAACTTGTCTTTCAACAGCAAAACTAAAACAACGACTGATTAGGGTTTCATACTCAGGCCTGAAACTGCAGTGTGATAGACTAAAGTGAGTTAAGTCAAGTTGGAACTTCATAATTTTGGGAGAGCGGGAATGTGTTAATGCATTATGAATAATAGAATCTTCTCTTTCGCGGTCAGTTGAACAAGTGAAATTGAAGCTATCAATTAAAGTTGGGAAACGCCGCCATGTTTTAGAGACTAGACAAGTTCTGAATGCTTCCTTAGTTGTTGGGAGAAGTGAGAGAATTTGAACTAGGAGAGAATCCGGCAATTTATTGATTCCTTCCTCCTCTGTTACCTTTTTCTTATTCAGATTTGTCATCTCCATCGGCAAAAGAGGAttggtttgtttgtttttatctCAGGCAATAAAATCCTCTGTATTACCTATCACGCAcatcttctatatatatatatatatatacactatctTAAAAGTCAAGATCTttcgaatttaaatttaaaagttaaattacttAAATGTCCCTCTTATAAAAACAGGCACCGCTTCAGCAAAAGACGCATTTTTAGAAGAAGAGTTGCCACCGTTTAATACAGTTGTGAAAAGTCGTATTTCTCTGTTATTGTAATTTTCTCCAGGCAGAAGAGTTGCCTCTTTAAACAGTGACAACCCAAAGTTTAGTTTATTGCAATAAAATATGAATCCAAACACGGAACATATGTTAACATTTGTTGGGAGCGGAGACACTTAACATAGACATTGTAATTTTCTAcacattattatcattatttgttGGTTCTGAAGTTTTTGTGTACCAGAAACTTCtactttgaaattattttttttgcaatttccAGCAGTTGGTCCTCGTTTGTAATTCCTTCATTCATACAGTCTAGCCGCTACTCCTAAAAGGGGGCATACCTTAAAAGTTGAGTTTCTATATGGGTCTTTTTCAATGAACTTATTGATGAATTCTGTACTTGATTATCACTCCGACTCCATTAACAGCCATTGAGAAAGCTTAAGctaagaagagaagagagagagttTTATTGAATGAATGAAAACAGAATCAGTTCAGTATTGTTACAGGCattgtatttatagttttcagcAACACTAACTAACTAACTTTTAACTGACTGTAACA
Protein-coding regions in this window:
- the LOC125859258 gene encoding F-box protein At5g03100-like: MEMTNLNKKKVTEEEGINKLPDSLLVQILSLLPTTKEAFRTCLVSKTWRRFPTLIDSFNFTCSTDREREDSIIHNALTHSRSPKIMKFQLDLTHFSLSHCSFRPEYETLISRCFSFAVERQVENVVLSFLFGFGYGYKCTLLESLCTCSSLITLDVQNCGFNNVVISWNSLKSIKLGYLRLTDDDMVKLLSGCPALETMELYSFIGFHRLESNSLKLKTLKLKDYVRVGGNGDDLEILAPYIQNLEISGEDLECRLVDVSSVVNAKLIYSFLCIKGIPSIYVKDCCHEYRQVVYTIVQDNLQKLCYATDLTIGTWFTKVMYMLQFKGLPVSELNCKYLTLMLHMTTFNMYGVAGLLRVSPQVETISIELEYTLIDDFLVNNNSCCNPELLDLAKEDNMDLLSWVSSVEFHNLKKVKIVISSDACWKDHVKTGFEKVSKLSEFLLLNVPIFENFVIISKRRRCETCSMNCLSQHLSLLADKLLGCPRLSTNAAINFQE